GGGCTCAGGCCTTGGCGTGCTGCTCCATGCCCAGCTCGATGAGTTTTTCCAGCAGCTGGCCAAAATCCATGCCCAGCTGGGCGGCCTCCTGCGGCACAAGGCTGGTGGGCGTCATGCCGGGCAGGGTGTTGACCTCCAGCAGGTGCAGGCTGTCGCCGGGGCCGAGGATGAAGTCGGCGCGGCTGTAGCCCTTGAGGCCCAGGGCCTTGTGGGCGGCCAGGGCCAGGCGCTGCACCTCGGCGGTGACGGCCGGGGACACGGGCGCGGGGCAGAGCTCGCGCGCGCCGCCGGCGGCGTACTTGCTCTCGTAGTCGAAGTAATCGCCCGCCACGGGCTCGATGAGGATGGGCGGCATGGCTTCCTCGCCCAGGATGCCGCAGGTGATCTCCCTGCCGGGCAGCTGGGGCTCGATGAGCACGCCTTCCCCGGCGGCGAAGATCTCGTCCATGATGGCATCCAGCTCCTGCCGGTTGGCGGCACGGCCCAGACGCAGGGAAGAACCGCCCGTGGTACTCTTGACGAAGAGCGGCCAGGGCAGGCGCGGTTCCCAGCCTGCGGCGGGGCGCACGGGCAGGAATTCCCAGTCGGCCGTGGGCAGGCCGGCCATGCGGAAGATCTGCTTGGCGGCGGCCTTGTTCAGGGCCAGGAAGGAACCGGAAGGCCCGGAGCCCTGGTAGGGACAGTCGGCCTTTTCCAGCATGGCCTGCACCAGACCGTCCTCGCCCGGCGAACCGTGCAGGTTGATGAGGGCAAAGTCGTGCTGCCGGGCGGTCTCCAGCAGGTCGTCGAAATGTTCCAGCAGGTCGAAGAAGGTCACGGCATGGCCGCGTCTGACCAGGGCTTCCTGCATGCCGCGGGCACCGGTCAGCGAGACCTCACGCTCGCTGGACCAGCCGCCCGCTATCAAAAGAATCTTCATGGATGGCATACCCCAGATGCGCCTCGAAGGCGCGTTCGATACATTCGCCCTGCTGCCATGAAAGGCGGATGCCCTTGCGGGCCTTTTCCGTGTGGCCGTAGCGCACCAGCAGGTCCTCATAACGCTGGCGCAGGGGCACGCACTGGTCGTGCTTGACCCGCTTGTCAGCATAGATCACGAAAAACGGGATGGAGAACAGGCGCCCGGGCTCCCGTTCCGGGACGGCCCAGGGCCAGTGGACGTGCAGCAGCACGCCCTGCGCCAGGGCATGGTTGCGGGTCTCGGCCACCACCCAGCTGGCCCCCAGCTGGGCATGGCTGCCGCCGTGCAGGACGCTGTAGGTCTTGGCGATGTCGTGCAGCATGGCGCTGGCGCGCACAGCGGCCACATTGACCGGGAAGCCGGCCGCGCGGGCCCGCCGGGCCAGCTCGGTGGCGATATGGGCCACCAGGCGCGAATGGGCGCGGATATTGTCCAGCATGCCATATTTGTCCCACAGGGCCATGCAGGCGGCATCATCGGGGATGCCGCCCTGCGCGGGAGGGGCCAGGGCCGGTTCGGGCAGGCAGGCCAGCGGGTGCACCAGAGGCCATTCGCCGTTTTCCGGCCTGCCGATGACGGGGGTGGATGTGGTGAAGATGGACATGGCGGCAGTATGCCACCGGCCCGGGGGGAAGGCAACGTAAAAGAGCTTCGCCTGCGCGGCGGGCGGCACGACGCCTTCGGCGTACGCCGCCCGATCGGCGCGCTCAATGGATGGGGAAGGGAGGTATAACGATGGCAGAGCGGCCGCTGGTTGGGGGATGGATGTGCAGGAGCGTCGTGTGGAAGGGTGCCGCCAGTGGCGTGGAAGTTCCTCTTGGCAGAACAGGATAGACTGATTGTCTGTTCGTGATGGAGCTATCAGGGGCTGGGAGGAAGGCCTTGCAGACGTTGTGGGCGCGTTTGGGGCGATGAAAAGCGCAGATTGCTTTGTATTACGAGGAGAGCGGTCGCTCGTCCGCATCCGGGGCGAGCATCCGGGGCGGCAAGGACCGGGGAAAGCGGCACGTTTTTTATCTGTCCGTCAGGACAAAATAAAACGCGCTGGGGAGGGGGAGGGGAGTTTGAGGGGAGGGGGAAGCCCCTCTCGCGTCAGCAGAGGGGTTCCCCCTCCCCTCATCTAGCCTTTACAGCACGTCTTTTTCCGACTTGAGGCGCAGCAGGCCGTCGAGGATGCTCCAGGGGCTGGGCGGGCAGCCGGGCACGAAGAGCTGCACGTCGCACAGGGGCGGCAGGCCGCCGCAGCACTCGTCGCTGTCGGCGAAAAGGCCGCCGGAGATGGCGCAGGAGCCCACGGCGATGGCGATGCGCGGTTCGGGCACGGCGGCCCAGGTGGCCAGCACGGCGTCGCGCATGTTGCGGCTCACGGGGCCGGTGACCAGGATGCCGTCGGCATGGCGGGGCGAGGCCACGAAGCTGATGCCGAATTTGCCCAGGTCATAGACCAGGGTGCCCAGCACGTTGGTATCGGCCTCGCAGGCGTTGCAGCCGGCGGCGCTGATCTCGCGCAGCTTGAGCGAGCGGGAGAACAGGCCGTGGCAGGCCGTGGGCGTGTGCGGGGGGCGGGGCCGGGCCGTGACGATGAGGTCCTCACGGGTAAAGGCGGCCACGCGGTAGTCTTTGGTGAAGCGGATCAGGCCCTCGCCGCGTGCCGCGGTACAGGCACGGGCACAGGCGCCGCAGAACAGGCAGCGCCCCATGTCCAGGGCGATGCCGCCGGTCTCGCCGGCGGGGCCGGGCCCGGCGGGCGAGAGCTTGCGCAGGGCCCCGGTGGGGCAGACGTCGAGGCAGGCGCGGCAGGCGCCGCAGTCCCCGGCCGCGATCTCGGGGCGCCCCATGTAGCGGGGCGAAAGGCCCGGCGCCTTGCGGGGAAAGTCCAGCGTCCTGTATTTCTGGTGCAGGCGTTCCTTGAAGATGTCCAGCATGTCAGTCCTCCTGCCTACAGGTCGTGGCCGCAATAGGAAAGGTTGAAGCTCTTGTTGCAGAGCGGGAAGTCGGAGATCTGTTCGCCGCGCAGGGCCATCTCCAGACCGCTCCAGTTGTGCCACGAAGGATCGTAGATCTTGTAGACGCCGAAGCGGCCTTCCGCATCCGTGACGGCCACATGGCACAGCTCGCCGCGCCAGCCTTCCACTTGGGCCACGGCCAGCATGCCGCCGGGCAGGGCCCCGGGCATGGGCGCGCGCCAGAGGGCGGCATCGCTCTCGCTCCCGTTGAGCTTTTCCTCCTCGCCCAGACGGGCCAGATGCTGGAGGTCGGCCTCCACCAGGCGCACGGAGTCGGCCACTTCCAGACGGCGCACCGTGGCGCGGCCCAGCACGTCGCCGCCCTGGGCGGTGCGGATGTCGGTATCTTCCAGCGGCAGGCGGGAAAGGGGCGCATGGCGCCGGGCATCGCGCGGCAGGCCGCAGGCACGCGCGGCCACGCCCACCATGCCGAAG
This is a stretch of genomic DNA from Desulfovibrio piger. It encodes these proteins:
- a CDS encoding D-alanine--D-alanine ligase family protein, whose protein sequence is MKILLIAGGWSSEREVSLTGARGMQEALVRRGHAVTFFDLLEHFDDLLETARQHDFALINLHGSPGEDGLVQAMLEKADCPYQGSGPSGSFLALNKAAAKQIFRMAGLPTADWEFLPVRPAAGWEPRLPWPLFVKSTTGGSSLRLGRAANRQELDAIMDEIFAAGEGVLIEPQLPGREITCGILGEEAMPPILIEPVAGDYFDYESKYAAGGARELCPAPVSPAVTAEVQRLALAAHKALGLKGYSRADFILGPGDSLHLLEVNTLPGMTPTSLVPQEAAQLGMDFGQLLEKLIELGMEQHAKA
- a CDS encoding HD domain-containing protein; translated protein: MSIFTTSTPVIGRPENGEWPLVHPLACLPEPALAPPAQGGIPDDAACMALWDKYGMLDNIRAHSRLVAHIATELARRARAAGFPVNVAAVRASAMLHDIAKTYSVLHGGSHAQLGASWVVAETRNHALAQGVLLHVHWPWAVPEREPGRLFSIPFFVIYADKRVKHDQCVPLRQRYEDLLVRYGHTEKARKGIRLSWQQGECIERAFEAHLGYAIHEDSFDSGRLVQRA
- a CDS encoding 4Fe-4S dicluster domain-containing protein, producing MLDIFKERLHQKYRTLDFPRKAPGLSPRYMGRPEIAAGDCGACRACLDVCPTGALRKLSPAGPGPAGETGGIALDMGRCLFCGACARACTAARGEGLIRFTKDYRVAAFTREDLIVTARPRPPHTPTACHGLFSRSLKLREISAAGCNACEADTNVLGTLVYDLGKFGISFVASPRHADGILVTGPVSRNMRDAVLATWAAVPEPRIAIAVGSCAISGGLFADSDECCGGLPPLCDVQLFVPGCPPSPWSILDGLLRLKSEKDVL